Proteins found in one Thermoproteales archaeon genomic segment:
- a CDS encoding ABC transporter permease: MGLKTLLKSGVILDLYLYKNNRGAFISMLLWPYLMLSLILGMGMLFGSPEAFRENIGLQIDPIIYFVASTLITMASLDVMWGVGGNVLFHRWIGTLPYILLSPNKTSLTLVFTYIPRYLLTAFIQIAEFAPLILIIEGPIQGLYKIGILIIAVTVGMLPLLGFSALFASLLLTIKEETNVLSWLNPIILLFSGAFYPAYLLPHWARLISQLLPSTYTIELARTAALIGAPKLANITFLIGILMGIALVYNMLAYLVVDISEKKAMKAGAI; this comes from the coding sequence ATGGGACTAAAAACCCTCCTTAAATCTGGAGTAATACTGGACTTATACCTTTACAAAAACAATAGAGGAGCTTTCATTTCAATGCTTTTATGGCCTTACTTAATGCTATCTCTCATACTTGGCATGGGGATGCTATTCGGTAGTCCTGAAGCATTTAGAGAAAACATAGGCTTGCAAATCGACCCAATCATCTACTTCGTCGCTTCAACGCTAATTACCATGGCTTCTCTAGACGTTATGTGGGGCGTGGGAGGAAACGTGCTTTTCCATAGGTGGATTGGAACGCTACCCTACATATTGCTATCTCCTAACAAAACATCGCTAACTCTCGTTTTCACCTATATCCCGAGATACTTGCTTACAGCTTTCATACAGATAGCCGAGTTCGCGCCTCTTATCTTGATAATAGAAGGGCCAATCCAAGGGCTTTACAAAATAGGAATTTTGATTATCGCCGTAACTGTGGGAATGCTCCCGCTACTTGGCTTCTCAGCACTTTTCGCCTCCCTATTGCTGACAATAAAAGAGGAAACAAACGTTTTAAGCTGGCTAAACCCGATTATACTCCTGTTTTCAGGCGCTTTCTATCCAGCCTACCTGCTACCTCACTGGGCCAGGCTAATATCTCAGCTGCTTCCTTCAACTTATACTATTGAACTCGCGAGAACTGCCGCGCTGATAGGAGCGCCCAAACTAGCTAACATAACTTTTTTGATAGGAATTTTGATGGGCATCGCTCTGGTATATAACATGCTCGCATACCTAGTCGTAGACATAAGCGAGAAAAAAGCTATGAAGGCGGGGGCGATATAA
- a CDS encoding ABC transporter ATP-binding protein — MSHEAAITVRNLKKNYTTYLRKGLFKREKKIVEALKGISFEVYRGEVFGLLGPNGAGKTTTVKILSTLLLPDSGEAKILGFDVVKEAAKVRKVIGVSLTVEKGFFWKLTGRENLTYFGMLYGIDGEPLKRRVEEVLDMVGLKSLGVADKLYEEYSLGMKARLSIARALITNPEVLILDEPTLGLDPPSARTLRELLVRIAHEERKTVLVTTHNMFEAEIVCDRIAIINEGRIIALDIVEKLKESVADNISLEIFALLPANISVKTVISAIQNKTGLLSDAFAENGGFRIKVVIPPKESDEATSKILRLLHEYKCSVRRVEVKEPTLEDVFIQLTGRKGF; from the coding sequence GATTGTTCAAGCGAGAGAAAAAGATAGTTGAGGCTTTAAAGGGGATATCCTTCGAAGTTTATAGGGGGGAAGTTTTCGGCTTACTAGGTCCTAACGGCGCTGGTAAAACTACCACCGTGAAAATATTAAGCACTTTACTGCTACCTGATAGCGGCGAAGCGAAAATACTAGGTTTCGACGTTGTAAAGGAAGCTGCCAAGGTTAGAAAGGTTATAGGAGTATCTTTGACCGTCGAAAAGGGTTTCTTCTGGAAGTTAACCGGGAGGGAAAACCTGACCTATTTCGGCATGCTCTACGGAATTGACGGCGAGCCTCTCAAGAGGAGAGTTGAAGAAGTATTGGATATGGTAGGGTTGAAAAGTCTTGGAGTAGCCGATAAGCTATACGAGGAGTATTCGCTCGGCATGAAAGCTAGATTGAGCATAGCCAGAGCGTTGATTACTAATCCAGAAGTGTTGATCCTGGACGAGCCCACGCTCGGCCTCGATCCTCCATCGGCTAGAACGCTCAGAGAACTATTGGTTAGGATAGCTCACGAGGAAAGGAAGACAGTGCTCGTAACTACTCATAACATGTTTGAAGCCGAGATAGTCTGCGATAGAATAGCTATAATAAACGAGGGAAGGATAATAGCATTGGATATTGTCGAAAAATTGAAGGAAAGCGTAGCCGATAATATTTCGCTCGAAATATTTGCCCTGTTACCGGCTAATATATCCGTTAAAACAGTAATCTCAGCTATCCAAAATAAAACAGGCTTGTTATCAGACGCTTTTGCCGAAAATGGAGGCTTTAGGATAAAAGTTGTTATACCTCCCAAGGAAAGCGACGAGGCAACTTCAAAAATCCTTAGATTGTTACACGAGTACAAGTGTAGCGTGAGAAGGGTAGAAGTTAAAGAGCCAACTCTGGAAGACGTTTTCATACAGCTAACTGGAAGGAAGGGATTCTAG
- a CDS encoding AsnC family transcriptional regulator → MKKHALSGKDLILIKSLEGNCRANYKRVAERLGISHTAVKKRVDKLLSKNCVSIITALNLKKLGFILALLFLEVSTDEQLNELLEKFSECPRIISMFKTFGEYNMIALIYAENEKVLDSILGTCMLRIMKGIRRSLVMPISDILLGEYYKVKIPVKKSDIAPCGIDCYDCKRYKSKECIGCPAVKCYTGWFSIKEDVS, encoded by the coding sequence ATGAAGAAGCATGCGTTATCTGGTAAAGATTTAATTCTCATTAAGAGTCTTGAAGGCAATTGTCGAGCTAATTATAAGCGTGTTGCCGAAAGGCTTGGTATATCGCATACTGCGGTAAAGAAAAGAGTTGACAAGCTGCTTTCGAAAAATTGCGTGTCAATTATTACAGCTTTAAATCTTAAAAAGCTAGGTTTTATTCTAGCATTATTGTTTCTCGAGGTAAGTACTGATGAGCAACTTAACGAGTTACTAGAAAAATTCAGCGAATGCCCGAGAATCATATCGATGTTTAAGACTTTTGGGGAGTATAATATGATAGCCTTAATATATGCTGAAAACGAAAAGGTTCTAGATTCTATTCTTGGAACGTGCATGTTGAGAATTATGAAAGGTATAAGAAGAAGCCTTGTAATGCCAATTTCCGATATCTTGCTGGGCGAGTATTATAAGGTTAAAATCCCAGTTAAAAAATCGGATATAGCTCCCTGCGGCATTGACTGCTACGATTGTAAAAGATACAAGTCTAAAGAGTGCATTGGATGTCCAGCTGTCAAATGCTACACTGGCTGGTTCTCGATTAAAGAAGATGTTAGTTAA